In Fastidiosipila sp., the following are encoded in one genomic region:
- the rdgB gene encoding RdgB/HAM1 family non-canonical purine NTP pyrophosphatase, producing MTIIAVASHNQGKLEELKAMAKGWPVRLIGPDELGLVLEADENGHSFDENALIKCRALHEKAGGWVMADDSGLVVDYLGGDPGIHSARYAGSGATDQENCRLLLDRLKEAGEGERRAHFHCSLAVISPGGQTELYHGRTGGTIAYEARGSGGFGYDPVFIPDNRQGTLAELPPDEKNAISHRGQAFRLFLDQQFGRPADEERTQ from the coding sequence ATGACGATCATTGCGGTGGCAAGCCATAATCAGGGCAAGCTTGAAGAATTGAAGGCCATGGCGAAAGGATGGCCTGTCCGCCTGATCGGGCCGGATGAGCTTGGCCTGGTGTTGGAAGCGGACGAGAACGGGCATTCATTTGACGAGAATGCCCTGATCAAGTGCCGGGCCCTTCATGAAAAAGCGGGAGGCTGGGTCATGGCCGACGACTCGGGACTGGTTGTCGATTACCTGGGAGGGGATCCGGGGATCCATTCAGCCCGCTATGCCGGATCCGGAGCGACAGACCAGGAAAACTGCCGTCTTCTGCTCGACCGCCTGAAAGAGGCCGGCGAAGGGGAGAGGCGGGCGCATTTCCACTGTTCCCTGGCGGTCATTTCCCCCGGCGGCCAAACGGAACTCTATCATGGCAGGACCGGCGGGACCATCGCTTATGAAGCCCGGGGAAGCGGGGGCTTCGGCTACGATCCGGTTTTTATCCCGGATAACAGGCAAGGTACCCTGGCCGAGCTGCCGCCGGACGAGAAGAATGCCATCAGCCACCGCGGACAGGCCTTCAGGCTGTTTTTGGATCAACAGTTTGGGCGGCCGGCTGATGAAGAAAGGACGCAGTGA
- the argS gene encoding arginine--tRNA ligase has protein sequence MTLESRIAAALAGRLPISQEEAEAGLGRPPRPEMGDIAFPCFRFAKEMKKAPSLIARGLKQWLEEGSEGSFKEIFVAIDRVEADGGYLNFFIRRDYLARTVLRRSIEAGDRPGSTGEGQGKTVIVEYSSPNIAKPFHVGHGFSTFLGEAIANLFEYAGYHVERFNHLGDYGTQFGKLIVAWRLWGDPAALEQAPIQELTRIYVRFHEESEQDPKLEDEARLAFNRLEQGGEEEKALWETFRRVSLMEFKKIYDRVGIHFDNTNGESFYSPMIPEVVEILKEKGLLEESEGAQVVNLDAFGLKPCLILKSDGSTIYASRDIASILYREREYHFDKNIYVVGIPQKNHFNQVFAVMKRMGFPKADDCIHVAFGTVRFAEGALATRTGNVVLLADLLDTSVAKTAALIEANNPDMDRKLAASIAERIGLGAVRYAYLRNSRERDIVFSWEEMLDFEGDTAPYLLYTVTRCASLERKAPAGMMDRVRQVSDEDLSRLDGDHEQEVIKEIDRFAKAVEAARQACEPSIMIRQVMALARAFNTFYHHTAVLKAGDESLTAARLALAGAVGRTLIAGLRLAGIEPVDRM, from the coding sequence ATGACTTTGGAATCAAGGATCGCGGCCGCCCTGGCGGGCCGGCTGCCCATCAGTCAGGAAGAGGCGGAGGCGGGACTTGGCAGGCCGCCCAGGCCGGAAATGGGCGACATTGCCTTTCCCTGTTTTCGCTTCGCCAAGGAGATGAAAAAAGCGCCCAGCCTGATTGCCCGCGGGCTGAAGCAATGGCTGGAAGAGGGCTCGGAGGGATCATTCAAGGAAATATTCGTGGCCATTGACCGGGTGGAGGCCGACGGCGGTTATCTCAATTTCTTTATCCGCCGGGATTACCTGGCCCGGACCGTTTTGCGGCGCTCCATCGAAGCCGGCGACCGGCCGGGCTCGACCGGGGAGGGCCAGGGCAAAACGGTTATCGTCGAGTACTCATCCCCCAACATCGCCAAACCCTTCCATGTCGGCCATGGTTTTTCAACCTTTTTGGGCGAAGCGATCGCCAATTTGTTCGAATACGCGGGCTATCATGTGGAACGTTTTAATCACCTGGGCGATTACGGCACTCAGTTCGGCAAGCTGATTGTCGCCTGGCGTCTCTGGGGTGACCCTGCGGCGCTTGAACAGGCACCTATCCAGGAGCTGACCCGGATTTATGTCAGGTTTCATGAGGAGTCAGAGCAGGATCCGAAACTGGAAGATGAGGCCAGGCTGGCCTTTAACCGGCTGGAACAGGGCGGCGAGGAAGAAAAGGCCCTGTGGGAAACCTTCCGCCGGGTCAGCTTGATGGAATTCAAAAAGATCTACGACCGGGTTGGTATTCACTTTGACAACACCAACGGGGAGAGCTTCTATTCGCCCATGATTCCTGAAGTTGTCGAGATCCTGAAAGAGAAGGGCCTGCTCGAGGAAAGTGAGGGAGCCCAGGTCGTCAACCTGGATGCCTTCGGGCTCAAGCCCTGCCTGATCCTGAAAAGCGATGGCTCAACCATCTACGCTTCGCGCGATATTGCCTCCATACTCTACCGTGAACGGGAGTACCATTTCGACAAGAATATTTACGTGGTGGGGATCCCTCAGAAAAACCATTTCAATCAGGTTTTTGCCGTCATGAAGCGAATGGGTTTTCCCAAGGCGGATGACTGCATCCATGTCGCATTCGGAACCGTCCGTTTCGCTGAAGGGGCCCTGGCAACCCGGACCGGCAATGTCGTCCTGCTGGCCGATCTGCTGGATACCAGTGTTGCCAAAACTGCCGCCCTGATCGAGGCCAACAACCCGGACATGGACCGGAAACTTGCGGCCTCCATTGCCGAGCGGATCGGCCTCGGTGCCGTCCGCTATGCCTATCTGCGAAACAGCCGTGAACGTGACATTGTTTTCTCCTGGGAGGAGATGCTTGACTTTGAAGGGGATACAGCCCCCTATCTGCTCTACACCGTGACGCGGTGCGCTTCCTTGGAACGCAAGGCGCCAGCCGGCATGATGGACCGTGTCCGGCAGGTCAGCGATGAGGACCTGTCCAGACTTGACGGTGACCATGAGCAGGAGGTCATCAAGGAAATCGACCGCTTTGCCAAGGCGGTTGAAGCCGCCCGGCAGGCTTGTGAGCCCTCCATTATGATTCGCCAGGTCATGGCGCTTGCCCGGGCCTTCAATACTTTTTACCATCACACGGCTGTCCTGAAAGCCGGCGATGAATCGCTGACGGCTGCACGTCTGGCCCTGGCTGGAGCGGTTGGCCGCACACTTATTGCCGGACTTCGGCTGGCCGGCATTGAACCGGTTGACCGGATGTAA
- a CDS encoding nucleotidyltransferase, with translation MEKDPVLVVMAAGMGSRYGGLKQLESFGPSGEILMDYSVFDAVRAGFSQVIFVIRKDFEEAFNRMIGPRLEGRVNYTYVFQDLQDLPAGYSVPQGRIKPWGTGQAVLAAREELKGPFAVINADDYYGPSAYRAIRDFLTRDHAPGEGDRLGLCVWRLGDTLSDHGRVSRGVCEMEEDGSLKGLREIKGIERSGAGARYPLEGGAAYQALDLDSPVSMNFWGFPVSFVHDLASEFAGFLERLQDLDPLTSEFLLPVVVGQGLASGRARVEVMRVTDSWYGVTNKEDRPRVEEALAGFARQGLYPTPLWS, from the coding sequence ATGGAAAAAGATCCTGTCCTGGTCGTCATGGCCGCCGGCATGGGCTCGCGTTATGGGGGACTCAAGCAGCTGGAATCCTTCGGACCCTCAGGCGAGATCCTGATGGATTATTCAGTCTTTGATGCCGTAAGGGCCGGTTTTTCACAAGTGATCTTTGTCATCCGCAAGGACTTCGAAGAGGCCTTTAACCGGATGATCGGGCCCAGGTTGGAGGGCAGGGTCAATTACACTTATGTCTTCCAGGATCTGCAAGACCTTCCTGCCGGGTATTCGGTCCCCCAAGGCCGGATCAAGCCCTGGGGAACGGGGCAGGCGGTTCTGGCGGCCAGGGAAGAGCTCAAAGGGCCCTTCGCTGTCATCAATGCCGATGACTACTATGGCCCCTCCGCCTACCGGGCCATCCGGGATTTTTTGACCAGGGACCATGCCCCGGGTGAAGGAGACCGGCTTGGCCTTTGTGTGTGGCGGCTGGGCGATACTCTGTCCGATCACGGGCGGGTCTCGCGCGGCGTCTGCGAAATGGAAGAAGACGGCAGTCTCAAAGGTCTGAGAGAGATCAAGGGCATTGAGCGGTCGGGGGCGGGTGCCCGCTACCCGCTTGAAGGCGGGGCGGCCTACCAGGCACTCGATTTGGACAGCCCCGTGTCTATGAACTTTTGGGGTTTCCCGGTCTCTTTTGTCCATGATCTTGCTTCGGAATTTGCGGGCTTTTTGGAAAGATTGCAGGACCTGGATCCCTTGACCTCTGAGTTTTTGCTGCCCGTTGTGGTCGGACAGGGCCTAGCCTCAGGCAGGGCCCGGGTAGAGGTCATGCGGGTGACAGACAGCTGGTATGGCGTAACCAATAAAGAAGACAGACCGCGGGTGGAGGAAGCTCTGGCTGGATTTGCCAGGCAGGGCCTGTATCCCACGCCCCTGTGGTCTTGA
- a CDS encoding NYN domain-containing protein, giving the protein MTNTSTRESDIQLAVLIDADNVPPHNVRGMMEEIARYGTPTIKRIYGDFTKPNLAQWKSQLLDYAISPIQQFSYTTGKNATDSAMIIDAMDILYTDKVDGFVLVSSDSDFTKLATRLRESGKTVYGFGEMKTPNSFIAACDRFIYLEIIDQHAEEEDSDKERPEKEPVSKPASRTRPSAKKESDKKETEKKPATEKKPAGSRDRSGIRKVDRELIKLINSSIRDVEDENGWAFLAEVGNLIIKKQPSFDSRNYGYDKLTTLVRSMGKYDIEMRDTGNPNVKLVYLKIKSR; this is encoded by the coding sequence ATGACTAATACAAGCACAAGGGAAAGCGATATCCAGCTAGCCGTCCTGATTGACGCGGACAATGTCCCGCCCCACAATGTGAGGGGCATGATGGAGGAAATTGCCCGCTATGGGACGCCGACCATCAAGCGGATTTACGGTGACTTTACCAAACCGAACCTGGCCCAGTGGAAATCGCAGCTTCTTGATTACGCCATCAGCCCCATCCAGCAGTTCAGCTATACCACTGGCAAGAACGCCACCGATTCCGCCATGATTATTGATGCCATGGATATTCTCTACACCGACAAGGTAGACGGCTTCGTCCTGGTATCCAGTGACAGCGATTTTACCAAACTGGCTACACGTCTTCGCGAATCAGGAAAGACCGTCTACGGCTTCGGGGAGATGAAAACACCCAATTCATTTATTGCGGCCTGTGACCGCTTCATTTATCTGGAGATCATTGACCAGCACGCCGAGGAAGAAGATTCGGATAAAGAAAGGCCAGAAAAGGAACCGGTTTCCAAGCCGGCATCACGGACCAGGCCCTCAGCTAAAAAAGAGTCTGACAAAAAGGAAACCGAAAAAAAACCAGCCACGGAAAAAAAGCCGGCCGGCAGCCGGGACCGCAGCGGCATCCGCAAGGTCGACCGGGAATTGATCAAATTGATCAACTCGTCCATCCGGGATGTGGAGGATGAAAACGGCTGGGCTTTCCTGGCCGAGGTCGGCAACCTGATTATCAAAAAGCAGCCGTCTTTTGATTCGCGCAACTATGGCTACGATAAACTGACCACTCTGGTTCGCTCCATGGGCAAATACGACATCGAGATGCGGGATACGGGCAACCCCAACGTCAAGCTGGTTTACCTGAAGATCAAATCCCGCTGA
- a CDS encoding SDR family NAD(P)-dependent oxidoreductase, which yields MKEAEDKQAAGKAVALITGASSGLGAALTRLLDETLPDEMVLWLIARDEEKLMAFSSSLRHESRILALDLSRDLSFERLRGILDREKPVLHLLVNNAGQGCSGSFSCLEPESLDLLCDLNVKAQVSMTALALPFMAEGSSILFTASVAAFLPQPGFAAYAASKAFILSFGLALGGELRQKGIRVTVTCPNPMLTDFFTPQQKEALLKSYKRLGIEDPDRVAQKTLAAMRRNKSLVVTSFAGKLIRLAAKLLPTGWMLRMIRWD from the coding sequence ATGAAAGAAGCAGAAGACAAGCAAGCAGCCGGGAAGGCCGTTGCCCTGATCACAGGGGCCTCGTCGGGCCTGGGCGCCGCCCTGACCCGACTGCTAGACGAGACCCTGCCGGACGAGATGGTCTTGTGGCTGATCGCCCGGGATGAAGAGAAACTTATGGCCTTTTCCTCTTCACTTCGCCATGAAAGCAGGATCCTGGCTCTGGACCTTTCCCGGGACCTGTCATTTGAACGGCTGAGGGGAATTCTGGATCGGGAGAAGCCAGTCCTGCATTTGCTGGTCAACAATGCGGGTCAGGGATGCAGCGGCAGCTTTTCCTGCCTTGAACCTGAATCGCTCGATTTGCTTTGCGACCTGAATGTCAAGGCGCAGGTTTCCATGACAGCCCTGGCTCTTCCCTTCATGGCGGAAGGCAGTTCCATCCTCTTCACTGCCTCTGTCGCCGCCTTTCTGCCCCAACCCGGCTTTGCAGCCTATGCCGCATCCAAAGCCTTCATTTTGTCCTTTGGGCTGGCGCTTGGCGGGGAGTTGAGGCAAAAGGGGATACGGGTGACCGTCACCTGTCCCAATCCCATGCTGACCGACTTTTTTACCCCCCAACAAAAGGAAGCGCTGCTGAAATCCTACAAAAGGCTGGGGATAGAGGATCCTGACCGGGTGGCGCAAAAGACCCTGGCTGCCATGAGGCGAAACAAGAGCCTGGTTGTCACCAGTTTTGCGGGTAAGCTGATCCGGCTGGCTGCCAAGTTGCTGCCGACAGGTTGGATGCTCCGGATGATCCGCTGGGACTGA